In a genomic window of Arthrobacter woluwensis:
- the rsgA gene encoding ribosome small subunit-dependent GTPase A translates to MTSSLHETFDSPLLRAHGWDPEWQDIFSGLAVPGTLPARVLRAERGLCEVITAHGPDRVQLHGSPGIGRGVWPTTGDWISMVPATSSTAAHLGSVLPRRTLLARATAGGNSQEQALAANVDTVVVAVSLASPLRHSHTERLLALAWASGATPIVALTKADTHPDPEAALEELGPVALGVRVVATSAETEEGVDELRAAITGTVALIGPSGAGKSSLGNRLLGADLLATGEVRAVDGKGRHTTAWRELLPMPDGGVLLDTPGLRSAGVTGSEEGVSDAFSDLEELSARCRFSDCAHTSEPGCAVQAAIDEGTLTERRLQSYRKLQREAERMAARTDARLRSERLAQMKSMAHQHRAFAKERGLSKNRDRRR, encoded by the coding sequence TGGGATCCGGAATGGCAGGACATCTTCTCCGGGCTCGCCGTGCCCGGAACTCTCCCGGCCCGGGTGCTCCGGGCCGAACGCGGCCTCTGCGAGGTCATCACCGCACACGGACCGGACCGCGTCCAGCTCCACGGTTCCCCCGGCATCGGCCGCGGCGTCTGGCCGACCACGGGAGACTGGATCTCCATGGTCCCCGCCACGAGTTCGACGGCGGCACATCTGGGCTCAGTCCTGCCGCGGCGGACGCTGCTCGCCCGGGCGACGGCGGGCGGCAACTCCCAGGAACAGGCACTCGCCGCGAACGTCGACACCGTCGTGGTGGCGGTGTCTCTGGCGAGCCCGCTCCGGCATTCCCACACGGAGCGGCTCCTGGCCCTTGCCTGGGCATCAGGGGCCACGCCCATCGTGGCGTTGACGAAAGCCGACACCCATCCGGACCCGGAAGCAGCACTCGAGGAACTGGGACCTGTGGCACTCGGTGTCCGGGTCGTCGCCACGAGCGCCGAGACCGAGGAAGGCGTGGACGAACTCCGCGCCGCGATCACCGGCACCGTGGCCCTCATCGGACCTTCCGGCGCCGGCAAGTCCAGCCTGGGCAACCGCCTGCTGGGAGCCGACCTCCTGGCCACGGGAGAAGTCCGCGCCGTCGACGGGAAGGGGCGCCACACCACCGCCTGGCGGGAACTGCTGCCGATGCCCGACGGCGGCGTGCTCCTGGACACCCCCGGCCTGCGCTCGGCGGGCGTCACCGGATCTGAAGAGGGAGTGAGCGACGCCTTCTCCGACCTGGAGGAACTGTCCGCACGGTGCAGATTCTCGGACTGCGCCCACACCAGCGAACCAGGGTGCGCCGTCCAGGCAGCGATCGACGAAGGCACTCTCACGGAGCGCCGGCTGCAGAGTTACCGGAAACTCCAGCGGGAGGCCGAACGCATGGCGGCCCGCACGGACGCGAGGCTGCGCTCCGAACGACTGGCCCAGATGAAGTCGATGGCTCACCAGCACCGGGCCTTCGCCAAGGAACGGGGGCTTTCGAAGAACCGCGACCGTCGCCGCTGA